A portion of the Nyctibius grandis isolate bNycGra1 chromosome 31, bNycGra1.pri, whole genome shotgun sequence genome contains these proteins:
- the LOC137674892 gene encoding acrosin-like → MDLLRVIVLLALCWPVHGMWDSCGGTCGLRPMVSRYGSSRVVGGTDAQPGAWPWIVSIQAPWKTGTGHVCGGSLISSQWVLTAAHCFIKVSHISTWRVVIGATQLSQEGPETQVRNIARLLVHENYAHGPEENDIALLVLDQPVQCGYYVQLACVPDFSLRVSELTTCYVSGWGSTTPRSGRPSDALQEAQVHLIDAKLCNSSWWYRGAIHTHNLCAGYPQGGIDTCQGDSGGPLVCKDKSADYFWLVGVTSWGYGCGRPRQPGVYTSTQHFYDWILVQMGLRPAVTATPAPQPVLTTTPLQTPTPTQSGSFRPCPFPLQKLVELFNLLQDLVQHLKG, encoded by the exons ATGGATTTGCTCCGCGTCATCGTCCTGCTGGCCTTGTGCTGGCCTGTGCACGGCATGTGGGACAGCTGTGG AGGGACCTGCGGGCTGCGGCCCATGGTTTCTCGCTATGGCTCATCGCGCGTCGTGGGTGGCACAGATGCCCAGCCAGGAGCCTGGCCCTGGATCGTCAGCATCCAGGCTCCCTGGAAAACAGGCACGGGGCATGTATGTGGAGGGTCCCTCATCAGCTCACAGTGGGTCCTCACAGCAGCCCACTGCTTCATCAAGGTCAG CCACATCAGCACGTGGCGCGTGGTGATCGGGGCCACCCAGTTGAGCCAGGAGGGCCCTGAGACCCAAGTGCGCAATATTGCGCGGCTCCTGGTTCACGAAAACTACGCACATGGCCCGGAGGAGAACGACATTGCGTTGCTGGTATTGGACCAGCCTGTCCAGTGCGGCTACTATGTCCAGCTGGCCTGTGTGCCCGACTTCTCGCTGAGAGTGTCAGAGCTGACCACCTGCTACGTCAGCGGCTGGGGTTCCACGACTCCAAGAT CTGGACGACCCAGCGATGCGCTGCAGGAGGCCCAGGTCCACCTCATTGACGCCAAGCTCTGTAACAGCAGCTGGTGGTACAGAGGGGCCATCCACACCCACAACTTGTGTGCTGGCTACCCGCAGGGTGGCATCGACACCTGCCAG GGTGACAGCGGTGGTCCTCTCGTCTGCAAAGACAAGAGCGCTGACTACTTCTGGCTTGTTGGGGTGACCAGCTGGGGTTATGGCTGTGGGAGACCAAGGCAGCCCGGAGTCTACACCTCCACTCAGCACTTCTACGACTGGATCCTGGTCCAGATGGGACTGCGCCCAGCAGTGACGGCTACTCCAGCGCCACAGCCAGTCCTCACCACAACCCCCTTGCAGACGCCAACTCCCACGCAGTCGGGCAGCTTTAGGCCCTGTCCATTTCCACTCCAGAAGCTCGTGGAACTCTTCAATCTGCTGCAGGACCTCGTGCAGCACCTAAAGGGGTGA
- the KLHL33 gene encoding kelch-like protein 33 codes for MWVAEGPAPDQWHLRDGAHAGHFLAVADQLRTAGQLVDVAVGPEGDVAHAVVLASISSFFLHSLEGRTRAVCQGPLLRVPLPPGATLWGWRAVLAFAYGGTVPHGREEEVAEAARALGAPRVVAACALRLESDPQEGGPEPLDEQWETLRAMEQLHASGLGCDLQLRAGDEVIPVQRLALSCSCDFFRALFTCPMREATHDPAAPLATGLSPAELRLLLSFAYTGAVAGPWPAVLEAAETSLRYQAWGLLTLCLDVFTRGLTPETGLDVLAFAGAYGLAQVGRVAEDYILATFPSVVATPAFLDLPAHLLIRLLRSDGLNVLHELEALEAASRWLMANGDGQEDLAKEVLSSVRFALMSGRELKRVSSVTAGVADPKVLRELVVASLAPMAQLPCRVRSLQEVLVVCGGDKQTANLAARKPSRNLWFAHRYLSAVGLVKQVEWRALGHFPDGPRFRHAVAVVGNILYILGGKRYYGVRDTLASVYRYQPMDDSWERLASMTCGRSYFAAVALGDFIYALGGNSGELYCTDTVECYDLADDTWRRCQPLPMALCGHAACALDGALYVSGGCNEAQCQASLLRYIPGAPAVLLAPMNGQRAGHIMEEAGGQLYVAGGLCQRDGQSGYRDQLAFEVYSPKLDIWVLLSPLPHAHVVGGAAVLGGELLVLGGYSHETYRDTHLIHAYQPGTRRWITRGTLPHAYTDLQACVLTVPPALRGPNCLQDPSRSPDTPNNT; via the exons ATGTGGGTTGCAGAGGGGCCAGCCCCGGACCAGTGGCACCTGCGGGACGGGGCCCACGCCGGACACTTCCTGGCCGTGGCCGACCAGCTCCGCACCGCAGGACAGCTGGTGGACGTGGCTGTGGGCCCAGAGGGCGACGTGGCCCATGCTGTGGTCCTGGCCTCCATcagctccttcttcctccactCCCTGGAGGGGAGGACCAGAGCGGTGTGCCAGGGCCCCCTGCTCCGTGTCCCCCTGCCACCCGGGGCCACGCTGTGGGGCTGGCGGGCCGTGCTGGCCTTCGCCTACGGGGGAACTGTGCCCCACGgccgggaggaggaggtggcagaggCTGCCCGGGCCCTTGGGGCCCCCCGGGTAGTGGCCGCCTGTGCCCTGCGGCTGGAGAGTGACCCCCAGGAGGGGGGTCCCGAGCCCCTGGATGAGCAGTGGGAGACGCTCAGAGCCATGGAGCAACTCCACGCCAGCGGCCTGGGCTGCGACCTCCAGCTCCGGGCAGGGGACGAGGTCATCCCAG TTCAGCGCCTGGCCCTGAGCTGCTCCTGTGACTTTTTCCGGGCCCTCTTCACCTGCCCCATGCGGGAGGCCACCCACGACCCCGCCGCCCCGCTGGCCACGGGGCTGTCCCCAGCCGAGCTGcgtctcctcctctcctttgccTACACTGGGGCTGTGGCAGGGCCGTGGCCCGCCGTCCTGGAGGCAGCTGAGACCTCCCTGCGCTACCAGGCCTGGGGGCTCCTCACGCTCTGCCTGGATGTTTTCACCCGTGGCCTGACCCCAGAAACTGGCCTGGATGTGCTGGCCTTTGCTGGGGCTTACGGGCTGGCCCAGGTGGGCCGCGTAGCAGAGGACTACATCTTGGCCACCTTCCCCAGCGTGGTGGCCACACCGGCCTTCCTGGATCTTCCTGCACACCTTCTCATCCGCCTTCTGCGCTCTGATGGTCTCAATGTCCTCCATGAACTGGAGGCCTTGGAAGCAGCATCCCGGTGGCTTATGGCCAATGGAGATGGCCAAGAGGATCTAGCCAAGGAAGTCCTGTCATCTGTTCGCTTTGCCCTCATGTCCGGCCGGGAGCTGAAGAGAGTCTCATCAGTGACTGCAGGGGTAGCTGACCCAAAGGTCCTCCGTGAGCTTGTGGTAGCAAGTTTGGCCCCCATGGCCCAGTTGCCATGCCGAGTGCGTTCCTTGCAAGAGGTGCTGGTGGTTTGTGGTGGAGACAAACAGACGGCCAACCTGGCTGCCCGGAAGCCCAGCAGAAACCTCTGGTTTGCCCACCGCTACCTcagtgctgtggggctggtgaAACAGGTTGAGTGGCGGGCACTGGGACACTTTCCTGATGGCCCACGCTTCCGCCATGCTGTAGCTGTGGTGGGCAACATCCTCTACATCCTAGGTGGAAAGCGCTACTATGGTGTCCGTGACACCCTGGCCAGTGTCTACAG GTATCAGCCTATGGATGATTCCTGGGAGCGCCTGGCCAGCATGACCTGTGGGCGGAGCTACTTTGCCGCTGTGGCACTTGGGGATTTCATCTATGCCCTGGGGGGCAACTCGGGGGAGCTCTACTGCACAGACACTGTGGAGTGCTATGACCTGGCCGACGACACCTGGAG GAGGTGCCAGCCGCTGCCGATGGCTCTGTGTGGGCACGCGGCGTGTGCCCTGGATGGTGCCCTCTACGTGTCAGGGGGGTGCAATGAGGCACAGTGCCAGGCGTCCTTGCTGCGCTACATCCCGGGTGCACCTGCCGTGCTCCTGGCCCCCATGAATGGCCAGCGAGCTGGCCACATCATGGAGGAGGCAGGTGGGCAGCTTTATGTGGCTGGGGGGCTGTGCCAGCGGGATGGGCAGAGTGGCTACAGGGACCAGCTGGCCTTTGAGGTCTACAGCCCCAAGCTGGACATCTGGGTCCTCctcagccccctgccccacgcGCATGTAGTTGGGGGCGCAGCTGTACTGGGGGGGGAACTGCTCGTACTGGGAGGGTACAGTCATGAGACCTACCGGGACACCCACTTGATCCACGCCTACCAGCCAGGCACCCGGCGCTGGATCACCCGGGGCACCTTGCCCCATGCCTACACTGACCTCCAAGCCTGTGTCCTCACTGTACCTCCTGCCTTGCGTGGCCCCAACTGCCTTCAGGACCCCTCGAGATCACCTGACACCCCCAATAATACTTAG
- the LOC137675039 gene encoding proline-rich protein 36-like: protein MVRPPQQLPARGPRFPPAPRLLQPLVLPKTIYPQGSAILYQLPRQERPFLAAWAPPGVGAPPAPQAPPAALQMAPCGCCFGSRLFSIQRTVIPVAPAPPVTLTSQHSTGMSAQNDTSSTATTAGTAPDSTIPPGSDVPPSACAAPHDQGPGDLAGDPNTYDEEALEEALRLLDPFLDTVGLSLEDLCSSLTPGHPSGTSIEGTAVAPAPPVLQTSIPGWQQMQGQASGNTSCSTATSTGTALGSDILQGSNIPPSPSTAHHDHHTGDSEGDLEVPQEAALKETSSLFEGSIYAVEVDPESPSSSPVPGAPSDTDTEQTAVAQATPVLPMSTPSCQHMEGQAGEAINSGTATPVGSPLGSDVHPSPCAAPHNDSVGDPGGDPEVPQEEPLDETWWHFESSMEVVEVIIDSATSNPMPGDPGDTAVAVPQKRGQKWGRKRGQKRGQKRGAEHLGHSTLQAQGSRRQHGSGGGGISPTTVVRMGWGE, encoded by the exons ATGGTGCggccaccacagcagctcccagcgCGTGGCCCTCGGTTCCCCCCGGCACCCCGGCTCCTTCAGCCGCTTGTGCTCCCCAAAACCATCTATCCCCAAG GCTCAGCCATCCTGTACCAACTGCCCAGGCAGGAGCGGCCCTTCCTCGCAGCCTGGGCACCCCCAGGCGTGGGGGCACCCCCGGCCCCTCAGGCACCACCAGCAG ctctgcagatgGCTCCGTGCGGCTGCTGCTTTGGCTCCCGGCTCTTCAGCATCCAGAGGACCGTCATCCCAGTGGCCCCAGCCCCCCCGGTGACCCTGACgtcccagcacagcactgggaTGTCTGCACAGAACGAcacctccagcacagccaccaCCGCAGGGACAGCCCCGGACAGCACCATCCCACCAGGCAGTGATGTCCCCCCCAGCGCCTGTGCTGCCCCCCACGACCAAGGCCCTGGGGACCTGGCAGGTGACCCCAACACCTATGATGAGGAGGCTCTTGAAGAGGCCCTGAGGCTCCTTGATCCCTTCCTGGACACggtggggctcagcctggaggATCTGTGCAGCAGCCTCACACCTGGGCACCCCAGTGGCACCAGCATTGAGGGGACAGCGGtggccccagcccccccagtgcTGCAGACGTCCATCCCCGGCTGGCAGCAGATGCAGGGCCAGGCTTCAGGGAACACCAGCTGCAGCACGGCCACCTCCAcggggacagccctgggcagcgACATCCTCCAGGGCAGCAACATCCCCCCTAGCCCCTCTACTGCCCACCACGACCACCACACTGGGGACTCAGAAGGTGACCTTGAAGTGCCCCAGGAGGCAGCTCTCAAGGAGACCTCGTCGCTCTTTGAGGGCTCCATATATGCGGTGGAGGTGGACCCGGAGagtccctccagcagccccgTGCCTGGGGCACCCAGTGACACCGACACTGAGCAGACAGCGGTGGCCCAGGCCACCCCAGTGCTGCCGATGTCCacccccagctgccagcacatGGAGGGGCAGGCTGGAGAGGCCATCAACTCCGGCACGGCCACCCCTGTGGGGTCACCCCTGGGCAGCGACGTCCAccccagcccctgtgctgcCCCCCACAACGACAGCGTTGGGGACCCAGGAGGTGACCCTGAAGTGCCCCAGGAGGAGCCACTCGATGAGACCTGGTGGCACTTTGAGTCCtccatggaggtggtggaggtcATCATAGACAGTGCCACCAGCAACCCCATGCCTGGGGACCCTGGTGACACTGCTGTGGCCGTGCCACAGAAGCGGGGACAGAAGTGGGGGCGGAAGCGGGGGCAGAAGCGGGGGCAGAAGCGGGGGGCAGAGCACCTCGGCCACAGCACCCTGCAAGCGCAGGGCTCTCGGAGGCAGCATGGGAGTGGCGGGGGCGGGATTAGTCCCACCACAGTGGTGAGAATGGGATGGGGGGAGTag